A single Populus nigra chromosome 13, ddPopNigr1.1, whole genome shotgun sequence DNA region contains:
- the LOC133670475 gene encoding protein COBRA-like isoform X1: MSFLSKSTVLLLIVLCCTSFTSTEAYDALDPNGNITIKWDVMAWTPDGYVAVVTIYNYQQYRHIEAPGWSLGWTWAEHEVIWNMVGGLTTEQGDCSRFQGEIPVSCKKSPTVVDLLPGTPYNQQIANCCKGGVISSPMQDPSNAASSFQLAVGAAGTTNKTVKIPKNITLNTPGPGYTCGPAKIVRPTRFLSADKRRVTQALMTWNITCTYSQFLAHKVPTCCVSLSSFHNKTIAPCPTCSCGCRKNNPVSRGCVDPKSPHVPGPGQKNIITPLVQCTSHMCPIKIQWHLKLNYKHYWRVTITITNLNYHMNYTHWNLVLQHPNFDNLTQVVGSKYKALTSLSTTNDTAMLWGIKHYNDVLMQAGRYGKVHLELLFRKDKATFTSKKGWAFPQRIYFNGDSCVMPPPDAYPLVA; this comes from the exons ATGAGTTTCCTCTCGAAATCAACTGTTCTGCTTCTGATTGTGCTTTGTTGCACTAGCTTCACTTCAACAG AAGCGTATGATGCTCTTGATCCAAATGGGAATATCACAATCAAATGGGACGTCATGGCCTGGACTCCTGATGGCTATGTA GCTGTCGTCACAATCTACAACTACCAGCAGTATCGCCACATCGAAGCACCAGGTTGGTCATTAGGATGGACATGGGCAGAGCACGAGGTAATATGGAACATGGTAGGAGGTTTAACAACAGAGCAAGGAGATTGTTCAAGATTCCAAGGGGAAATTCCAGTTTCCTGTAAGAAGAGTCCAACTGTTGTAGATTTATTGCCAGGAACTCCTTACAACCAACAGATTGCAAATTGCTGCAAAGGGGGAGTAATCAGTTCACCGATGCAAGATCCTTCTAATGCAGCAAGCTCATTCCAGCTTGCTGTGGGTGCAGCTGGAACTACCAACAAAACAGTCAAGATACCTAAGAACATCACTCTGAATACACCAGGACCTGGTTATACATGTGGCCCTGCAAAAATTGTTAGACCTACTAGATTTTTATCTGCAGATAAAAGGAGAGTCACACAAGCTTTGA TGACCTGGAATATTACATGCACATACTCACAATTCCTGGCTCACAAGGTCCCTACTTGCTGTGTCTCCCTCTCATCTTTCCACAACAAGACAATAGCACCCTGCCCGACATGTTCTTGCGGCTGCCGAAAAAACAATCCAGTTTCAAGGGGTTGTGTAGA TCCAAAATCACCTCATGTTCCAGGTCCAGGCCAAAAGAACATCATCACGCCTCTTGTCCAATGCACGAGCCATATGTGCCCAATCAAAATTCAATGGCATCTTAAGCTCAACTACAAGCATTACTGGAGAGTTACGATCACAATTACAAATTTGAATTATCATATGAACTATACACATTGGAACTTAGTTCTTCAGCACCCCAATTTCGACAATTTGACGCAGGTTGTCGGCTCTAAATACAAAGCATTAACTTCTCTTTCAACTACTA ATGATACTGCCATGCTGTGGGGAATCAAGCACTACAACGACGTGCTGATGCAAGCTGGTCGTTATGGTAAAGTTCATTTAGAGTTGCTTTTCCGAAAAGACAAGGCAACTTTTACTTCCAAGAAGGGCTGGGCCTTCCCTCAGAGAATCTATTTCAATGGCGATAGTTGTGTCATGCCTCCTCCGGATGCCTATCCCCTGGTTGCCTAG
- the LOC133670475 gene encoding protein COBRA-like isoform X2 translates to MSFLSKSTVLLLIVLCCTSFTSTEAYDALDPNGNITIKWDVMAWTPDGYVAVVTIYNYQQYRHIEAPGWSLGWTWAEHEVIWNMVGGLTTEQGDCSRFQGEIPVSCKKSPTVVDLLPGTPYNQQIANCCKGGVISSPMQDPSNAASSFQLAVGAAGTTNKTVKIPKNITLNTPGPGYTCGPAKIVRPTRFLSADKRRVTQALMTWNITCTYSQFLAHKVPTCCVSLSSFHNKTIAPCPTCSCGCRKNNPVSRGCVESRPKEHHHASCPMHEPYVPNQNSMAS, encoded by the exons ATGAGTTTCCTCTCGAAATCAACTGTTCTGCTTCTGATTGTGCTTTGTTGCACTAGCTTCACTTCAACAG AAGCGTATGATGCTCTTGATCCAAATGGGAATATCACAATCAAATGGGACGTCATGGCCTGGACTCCTGATGGCTATGTA GCTGTCGTCACAATCTACAACTACCAGCAGTATCGCCACATCGAAGCACCAGGTTGGTCATTAGGATGGACATGGGCAGAGCACGAGGTAATATGGAACATGGTAGGAGGTTTAACAACAGAGCAAGGAGATTGTTCAAGATTCCAAGGGGAAATTCCAGTTTCCTGTAAGAAGAGTCCAACTGTTGTAGATTTATTGCCAGGAACTCCTTACAACCAACAGATTGCAAATTGCTGCAAAGGGGGAGTAATCAGTTCACCGATGCAAGATCCTTCTAATGCAGCAAGCTCATTCCAGCTTGCTGTGGGTGCAGCTGGAACTACCAACAAAACAGTCAAGATACCTAAGAACATCACTCTGAATACACCAGGACCTGGTTATACATGTGGCCCTGCAAAAATTGTTAGACCTACTAGATTTTTATCTGCAGATAAAAGGAGAGTCACACAAGCTTTGA TGACCTGGAATATTACATGCACATACTCACAATTCCTGGCTCACAAGGTCCCTACTTGCTGTGTCTCCCTCTCATCTTTCCACAACAAGACAATAGCACCCTGCCCGACATGTTCTTGCGGCTGCCGAAAAAACAATCCAGTTTCAAGGGGTTGTGTAGA GTCCAGGCCAAAAGAACATCATCACGCCTCTTGTCCAATGCACGAGCCATATGTGCCCAATCAAAATTCAATGGCATCTTAA
- the LOC133670547 gene encoding uncharacterized protein LOC133670547 yields MGRWMKPEVYPLLAAMTCVTSLCIFQLTRNVFMNPDVRVNKANRGMGVLENKEEGEKYAEHGLRKFLRTRRPEIMPTINHFFSEDK; encoded by the exons ATGGGGCGTTGGATGAAACCAGAG GTCTACCCGCTACTAGCTGCGATGACCTGTGTAACAAGTTTGTGCATCTTTCAGCTTACAAGGAACGTTTTCATGAACCCTGATGTCAG GGTCAACAAAGCAAACCGTGGCATGGGAGTGCTAGAAAACAAAGAGGAAGGGGAGAAGTATGCAGAACATGGCCTGCGCAAATTCCTGAGAACTCGCCGACCTGAGATCATGCCAACCATCAACCACTTCTTCTctgaagataaataa
- the LOC133671153 gene encoding PI-PLC X domain-containing protein At5g67130-like isoform X2 yields the protein MSTLVVLADVATACSNGQCRILDGCSSNQDCEAGLYCSSCLVGFSGSRCVRSTITNQFKLLNNSLPFNKYAFLTTHNAYAIDGYPSHTGVPRITFTNQEDSITEQLNNGARALMLDTYDFQGDVWLCHSFKGQCYDYTAFGPAIDTLKEIEAFLAANPTEIVTLILEDYVQAPNGLTKVFTDAGLMKYWFPVAKMPKNGQDWPLVSDMVQNNQRLLVFTSIQSKEASEGIAYQWNYMVENQYGDDGMKAGSCANRGESPPLDDKSRSLVLVNYFRSIPMKELSCEDNSGNLINMLHTCDGAAASRWANFVAVDYYKRSEGGGSFQAVDLLNGKLLCGCDDIHACVPGSTSGACTPY from the exons atgtcta CTTTAGTGGTCCTTGCTGATGTTGCTACAGCCTGCTCCAATGGACAATGCAGG ATACTTGATGGATGCTCATCCAACCAAGATTGTGAAGCTGGGCTCTATTGTTCCTCTTGCCTGGTAGGATTTTCAGGTTCTAGATGTGTAAGATCAACCATCACAAACCAATTCAAGCTTCTG AACAATTCTTTGCCTTTCAACAAATATGCATTTTTGACAACCCATAATGCATATGCTATTGATGGATACCCTTCTCACACCGGAGTCCCTCGAATCACATTTACCAATCAAGAAGACAGCATCACAGAGCAGTTAAAT AATGGAGCTCGAGCCTTGATGCTTGATACCTATGATTTTCAAGGAGATGTATGGTTATGCCATTCATTTAAAGGACAATGTTATGATTATACCGCATTT GGTCCAGCAATTGACACCCTAAAGGAAATTGAAGCTTTCTTAGCAGCAAATCCAACAGAAATTGTTACATTAATCTTAGAAGATTATGTTCAAGCCCCAAATGGACTGACCAAGGTCTTCACTGATGCTGGGTTAATGAAATATTGGTTTCCTGTGgcaaaaatgccaaaaaatggTCAAGATTGGCCATTAGTTAGTGACATGGTCCAGAACAACCAAAGGCTACTTGTTTTCACTTCAATTCAATCCAAGGAAGCAAGTGAAGGCATTGCTTACCAATGGAATTACATGGTTGAAAATCAAT ATGGGGATGATGGCATGAAAGCAGGAAGCTGTGCTAACAGGGGAGAGTCACCTCCTCTTGATGACAAGAGTAGATCTTTGGTGTTGGTAAATTACTTTAGATCTATCCCCATGAAGGAACTCTCTTGTGAAGATAACTCGGGGAATCTCATAAACATGCTTCATACTTGTGATGGGGCTGCTGCCAGCAGGTGGGCAAATTTTGTTGCTGTGGATTATTACAAG AGGAGTGAAGGAGGAGGATCATTTCAAGCCGTGGACCTGCTAAATGGGAAGCTATTGTGTGGGTGTGATGATATCCATGCATGTGTG CCTGGATCGACTTCAGGAGCCTGCACTCCCTACTAG
- the LOC133671153 gene encoding PI-PLC X domain-containing protein At5g67130-like isoform X1, producing the protein MGFSQNLFLIITALVVLADVATACSNGQCRILDGCSSNQDCEAGLYCSSCLVGFSGSRCVRSTITNQFKLLNNSLPFNKYAFLTTHNAYAIDGYPSHTGVPRITFTNQEDSITEQLNNGARALMLDTYDFQGDVWLCHSFKGQCYDYTAFGPAIDTLKEIEAFLAANPTEIVTLILEDYVQAPNGLTKVFTDAGLMKYWFPVAKMPKNGQDWPLVSDMVQNNQRLLVFTSIQSKEASEGIAYQWNYMVENQYGDDGMKAGSCANRGESPPLDDKSRSLVLVNYFRSIPMKELSCEDNSGNLINMLHTCDGAAASRWANFVAVDYYKRSEGGGSFQAVDLLNGKLLCGCDDIHACVPGSTSGACTPY; encoded by the exons ATGGGCTTTTCTCAGAACTTGTTTTTGATCATCACAGCTTTAGTGGTCCTTGCTGATGTTGCTACAGCCTGCTCCAATGGACAATGCAGG ATACTTGATGGATGCTCATCCAACCAAGATTGTGAAGCTGGGCTCTATTGTTCCTCTTGCCTGGTAGGATTTTCAGGTTCTAGATGTGTAAGATCAACCATCACAAACCAATTCAAGCTTCTG AACAATTCTTTGCCTTTCAACAAATATGCATTTTTGACAACCCATAATGCATATGCTATTGATGGATACCCTTCTCACACCGGAGTCCCTCGAATCACATTTACCAATCAAGAAGACAGCATCACAGAGCAGTTAAAT AATGGAGCTCGAGCCTTGATGCTTGATACCTATGATTTTCAAGGAGATGTATGGTTATGCCATTCATTTAAAGGACAATGTTATGATTATACCGCATTT GGTCCAGCAATTGACACCCTAAAGGAAATTGAAGCTTTCTTAGCAGCAAATCCAACAGAAATTGTTACATTAATCTTAGAAGATTATGTTCAAGCCCCAAATGGACTGACCAAGGTCTTCACTGATGCTGGGTTAATGAAATATTGGTTTCCTGTGgcaaaaatgccaaaaaatggTCAAGATTGGCCATTAGTTAGTGACATGGTCCAGAACAACCAAAGGCTACTTGTTTTCACTTCAATTCAATCCAAGGAAGCAAGTGAAGGCATTGCTTACCAATGGAATTACATGGTTGAAAATCAAT ATGGGGATGATGGCATGAAAGCAGGAAGCTGTGCTAACAGGGGAGAGTCACCTCCTCTTGATGACAAGAGTAGATCTTTGGTGTTGGTAAATTACTTTAGATCTATCCCCATGAAGGAACTCTCTTGTGAAGATAACTCGGGGAATCTCATAAACATGCTTCATACTTGTGATGGGGCTGCTGCCAGCAGGTGGGCAAATTTTGTTGCTGTGGATTATTACAAG AGGAGTGAAGGAGGAGGATCATTTCAAGCCGTGGACCTGCTAAATGGGAAGCTATTGTGTGGGTGTGATGATATCCATGCATGTGTG CCTGGATCGACTTCAGGAGCCTGCACTCCCTACTAG